From Anolis carolinensis isolate JA03-04 unplaced genomic scaffold, rAnoCar3.1.pri scaffold_8, whole genome shotgun sequence, a single genomic window includes:
- the cldn25 gene encoding putative claudin-25: protein MAWHPNTAAQLAGLSLLLLGWILSCVTTYVPLWKRRNLDLNEIETWNAGLWQVCVVWDGDVMECRSHDSFLALPLATQVSRVIMVASNALGLLAAVLSVWGSDWMKTGGRKPGLLVGGGVVSCLSGAATLVPVSWTAYNIVQDFWDETVPDIVPRWDLGDALFLGWFAGTFLISGGFFLLCSGCFLMNKIPPRPLSVHQKLRAQMSPNRYQNSSPKNEYLVI, encoded by the coding sequence ATGGCTTGGCATCCTAACACCGCAGCCCAGCTGGCAGGCTTGTCCCTCCTGCTCCTTGGGTGGATCTTGTCCTGCGTCACGACGTACGTGCCGCTGTGGAAGCGACGCAACTTGGACCTCAATGAGATCGAGACCTGGAACGCGGGCCTCTGGCAGGTCTGTGTTGTTTGGGACGGGGACGTCATGGAGTGCAGAAGCCACGACTCTTTCCTCGCCCTGCCTTTGGCcacccaggtctccagagtcattatGGTGGCCTCCAACGCATTGGGGCTTCTTGCCGCCGTCCTTTCCGTCTGGGGCTCGGACTGGATGAAGACGGGAGGAAGAAAACCAGGACTTTTGGTCGGTGGTGGTGTCGTCTCGTGTCTTTCTGGAGCGGCAACGCTTGTGCCCGTTTCGTGGACTGCTTACAACATTGTGCAAGACTTTTGGGATGAAACGGTGCCAGATATTGTCCCGAGGTGGGATTTGGGTGACGCGTTGTTCTTGGGCTGGTTTGCAGGAACCTTCCTTATCTCCGGTGGCTTTTTTCTTCTCTGCTCCGGCTGCTTCCTAATGAACAAGATACCACCAAGACCACTTTCTGTCCACCAGAAGCTCAGGGCACAAATGTCACCAAATCGCTATCAGAATTCGTCACCAAAGAATGAATACCTTGTCATCTAA